One Fontisphaera persica DNA window includes the following coding sequences:
- a CDS encoding PAS domain S-box protein, with product MKRTLTISRKLTLVLWSASLIMLLAGGATWWWHHHTGPRRMEAALEPYAQLLGASLPALVSLRATNQITELLGALRAAPPIREAAVTDLDGQLLSLYRQSLSDPPRPLQAQTEGVYFMEGEVELVRFIRVDGQTVGRLHLWSHPRLLDREARSHALHLVAMGILLLGLTFWQTRLVRHTVARPVEALTAKVDHVIAQQGLQPEAEATPRDEVERLDAHFEQMRHVLRRHESELRETNEFLQALLNYATHAIISVDNHGTITTFNPAAERLLGYTAEEVIGRRTPLLFHDAAEIRQRAEELSRLTGQPVPENMEVFWCLPRRGQTDEREWTYIRCDGHRLPVWLSVAALRDAKGQLRGYVGIAEDLTQRKAQEQELRRKNEEMERFIYTVSHDLKSPLVTIKGFAGELLRALQEKRYEHLAEDLQRVIAATDKMSELLNDLLELSRVGRVMYPPSEVALAQVVQEALTLLEGTFRERRVEVVLQPDLPTVCGDRRRLFEVYLNLLENAAKFMGPQPTPRVEIGWDKTGPEPVFFVQDNGIGVPPAYQETIFGLFNKLDHDSPGTGLGLAIVRRIIEVHGGRIWVQSEGRGRGSRFCFTLGQKALTSTLQPANKTEMCDESASAPHPVGGG from the coding sequence ATGAAGCGGACGTTGACCATCAGCCGCAAGCTCACGCTGGTGCTTTGGAGCGCCAGCTTAATCATGCTTTTGGCCGGCGGCGCCACCTGGTGGTGGCATCACCATACCGGCCCGCGCCGCATGGAGGCCGCTCTGGAGCCTTACGCCCAGTTGCTCGGCGCGAGCCTTCCCGCCCTGGTCTCCCTCCGCGCCACCAATCAAATCACTGAGCTGTTGGGAGCCTTGCGGGCCGCCCCGCCCATCCGCGAGGCCGCTGTCACCGATTTGGATGGCCAACTGCTTTCCCTTTACCGTCAAAGCCTATCAGACCCCCCACGGCCTTTGCAGGCCCAGACGGAAGGCGTTTATTTTATGGAAGGCGAAGTCGAGCTGGTGCGTTTCATTCGAGTGGACGGCCAGACCGTGGGCCGCCTGCACCTGTGGTCGCATCCCCGACTGCTGGACCGGGAAGCGAGAAGCCACGCCCTCCATCTGGTGGCCATGGGCATTCTCCTGTTGGGGTTGACCTTTTGGCAAACCCGGCTTGTCCGCCACACCGTTGCCCGCCCCGTGGAGGCCCTCACTGCCAAAGTGGACCATGTCATCGCCCAGCAAGGCCTCCAGCCGGAAGCCGAGGCCACCCCCAGGGATGAAGTGGAACGCCTGGACGCCCATTTTGAACAAATGCGCCACGTCTTGCGCCGGCATGAGAGTGAATTGCGCGAAACCAACGAATTTCTCCAGGCCCTGCTCAACTACGCCACCCACGCCATCATCAGCGTGGATAACCACGGCACGATTACCACCTTCAACCCCGCTGCCGAACGCCTCTTGGGTTACACCGCGGAAGAGGTGATAGGCCGCCGCACGCCGCTTTTGTTCCATGACGCGGCAGAAATCCGGCAACGCGCCGAGGAGCTCAGCCGCCTCACCGGTCAGCCGGTGCCCGAAAACATGGAAGTCTTCTGGTGCCTGCCCCGGCGCGGCCAGACGGACGAGCGGGAATGGACTTACATCCGCTGCGACGGCCATCGCCTGCCGGTCTGGCTTTCGGTGGCCGCCTTGCGGGACGCCAAAGGGCAGTTGCGCGGCTATGTGGGTATCGCCGAAGACCTGACCCAGCGCAAGGCTCAGGAACAGGAATTGCGGCGTAAAAACGAGGAAATGGAACGCTTCATCTACACCGTGTCCCATGACCTTAAAAGCCCGCTGGTCACCATCAAAGGCTTCGCCGGCGAGCTGTTGCGCGCCCTGCAGGAAAAACGTTACGAACACCTGGCCGAGGATTTGCAGCGCGTAATTGCCGCCACCGATAAAATGAGCGAGCTGCTGAATGATTTGCTGGAGCTTTCCCGGGTGGGCCGCGTCATGTATCCTCCCAGCGAAGTTGCTTTGGCCCAGGTGGTTCAGGAAGCACTGACCCTCCTGGAAGGCACTTTTCGCGAGCGGCGCGTGGAAGTGGTCCTTCAGCCTGACCTGCCTACAGTGTGCGGAGACCGCCGCCGCCTGTTTGAAGTTTATCTGAACCTCCTGGAAAACGCTGCCAAGTTCATGGGGCCACAACCCACCCCGCGCGTGGAAATTGGCTGGGATAAAACCGGGCCTGAACCGGTCTTTTTCGTGCAAGACAATGGCATCGGCGTGCCGCCGGCCTATCAGGAAACCATCTTTGGCCTGTTCAACAAACTGGACCACGACAGCCCCGGCACCGGCCTGGGGCTGGCCATTGTCCGCCGCATTATCGAGGTTCACGGGGGCCGCATCTGGGTGCAAAGCGAGGGCCGCGGACGGGGCAGCCGCTTTTGCTTTACATTAGGCCAAAAAGCTTTAACGTCCACTTTACAGCCTGCAAACAAGACAGAGATGTGTGATGAAAGTGCCAGCGCTCCTCATCCTGTTGGTGGAGGATAA
- a CDS encoding response regulator: protein MKVPALLILLVEDNADHAELVRRNLARHNPAHRLVHLRDGESALDYLFHRGMFAPPKAPPRPHLILLDLRLPKLDGLEVLRQVKQDPELHLIPTVVLTTSDAERDLFKAYDSHANSYLAKPLDYGAFTGLLETFGRYWIGCNRYPWPETRLH from the coding sequence ATGAAAGTGCCAGCGCTCCTCATCCTGTTGGTGGAGGATAACGCCGACCACGCCGAGCTGGTCCGCCGCAACCTCGCCCGACACAACCCCGCCCACCGGCTGGTGCATCTCCGCGACGGTGAGAGCGCTCTGGACTACCTCTTCCACCGCGGCATGTTTGCCCCCCCCAAAGCTCCGCCGCGCCCCCATCTCATCCTGCTGGATTTGCGCCTGCCCAAACTGGATGGCTTGGAAGTCCTCCGCCAGGTCAAGCAAGACCCTGAATTACACCTCATCCCCACCGTGGTGCTGACCACCTCCGACGCTGAACGTGACCTGTTCAAGGCTTACGACAGCCACGCCAACAGTTACCTGGCCAAACCTTTGGATTACGGCGCTTTTACCGGTTTGCTGGAAACTTTCGGGCGGTATTGGATCGGCTGCAACCGCTACCCCTGGCCGGAGACGCGTCTCCACTGA
- a CDS encoding PAS domain S-box protein — protein MPRRILIVEDDAAHAELMRRSLRVQEAEFELVFAATLGEALSKTKTHSPDLIIADRRLPDGLGDELLGHLGFQVPVIILTTFGNEREAVEALRAGAMDYVAKSPEAFARLPHLAHRALREWGYLQDKRRAEDQMRRALERMQRQQQALSRLAVSPAVAEGDLDTLARLVTETGAEVLEVERVSLWLLDEARGELRCHDLFECSLNRHSSGMALTQKEYAREIEALTADPCVCAAEVLTDPRLAGYVENYFKPLGIVSLLDAAIRWQGRVTGILCCETVGEKRAWEADEKTFAVQLADQVALTLANQSRVTTELALRQSEERFRRMVETAHEGIWVVDADERTVFVNRHMAEMLGYAPEQMLGRPVKSFLRAPDHDFPNRQMELRRQGRSSHYECWVRHANGEWRWMDVSASPIFDGQGRFAGALAMMQDATERRQANERLRESESFFRAVWESAREGLRLTDAQGRILLVNEAFCQMFGKSRAEWINHSLAEMYASDEGQRILEKYQQRYQERTLEGINEKELTLWDGRKVWLAVAHTWLDLESTSPRVLSSFRDVTANKRAEQERLEMERKLLFSQKLESLGVLAGGIAHDFNNLLTAILGNLGMAMEEVPADSVAQSCLKAAEEAALRAANLSRQMLAYTGRAPLEMTEVHLSHLMREMAMFLRSSINRNIELDLQLEEDLPLVRADAAQVQQITVNLVTNAAEAIGERNGKIVVRTGFAHCDAARLSRSRLLERPPPGPYVFLEVQDNGCGMTPEVLERLFDPFFTTKFHGRGLGMAFVLGVVRSLKGAILVESQPGAGTTIQVYFPVSRGSRPSPAEVKTDTPATPPPASPPPPERQITVLIVDDEPGVLATAARLVQRGGYKVIMAADGPTAIAQMSQHRQDIQCAIVDLTMPLMDGLTTSQELRKLNPHLTILLSSGYDAQEIRKKAAGFPVHGFLHKPYQMRDIMQKLEEVCRPAASPQP, from the coding sequence ATGCCGCGCCGAATCCTCATTGTGGAAGATGATGCCGCCCATGCGGAGCTGATGCGCCGGTCCTTGCGGGTGCAGGAGGCTGAATTTGAATTAGTCTTTGCAGCCACCCTCGGCGAGGCTTTGAGCAAGACCAAAACTCACTCCCCTGACCTCATCATCGCCGACCGCCGCCTCCCCGACGGCCTGGGGGATGAGCTCCTGGGCCACTTGGGCTTTCAAGTCCCCGTCATCATTCTCACCACCTTTGGCAATGAGCGCGAGGCCGTGGAAGCCTTGCGCGCCGGCGCCATGGATTACGTGGCCAAATCCCCTGAAGCCTTTGCCAGGCTGCCCCATCTGGCACACCGCGCTTTGCGCGAATGGGGCTATTTGCAGGACAAACGGCGGGCTGAAGACCAGATGCGCCGCGCCCTCGAACGCATGCAGCGCCAGCAGCAGGCCCTCAGCCGCCTGGCCGTGTCGCCTGCCGTGGCGGAGGGCGACCTGGATACCCTGGCCCGCCTCGTCACCGAAACCGGCGCCGAGGTCCTCGAAGTCGAGCGCGTCAGCCTTTGGTTGCTGGATGAGGCCCGCGGGGAGCTCCGCTGCCATGACCTCTTTGAATGCAGCCTGAATCGCCACAGCAGCGGCATGGCGCTTACCCAAAAGGAATATGCGCGCGAGATCGAAGCCTTGACCGCGGACCCTTGCGTGTGCGCTGCCGAGGTGTTAACCGACCCCCGCCTGGCCGGTTATGTGGAGAATTATTTCAAGCCCCTGGGCATTGTCTCGCTGCTGGATGCCGCCATTCGATGGCAAGGCCGGGTGACCGGCATCCTGTGCTGCGAAACCGTCGGCGAAAAACGCGCCTGGGAGGCGGATGAAAAAACTTTTGCCGTCCAACTGGCAGACCAGGTCGCCCTCACCCTGGCCAACCAATCCCGTGTCACCACTGAGCTGGCCCTCCGCCAGAGCGAAGAACGCTTCCGCCGGATGGTGGAGACGGCCCACGAGGGCATCTGGGTGGTGGATGCCGATGAACGGACCGTTTTCGTCAACCGCCACATGGCCGAGATGCTGGGCTATGCCCCTGAGCAAATGCTGGGCCGCCCGGTCAAATCCTTCCTGCGCGCCCCTGATCACGATTTCCCCAACCGCCAGATGGAATTGCGGCGCCAGGGCCGCTCCAGCCATTATGAATGCTGGGTGCGCCACGCCAACGGCGAGTGGCGCTGGATGGATGTCTCCGCCAGCCCCATCTTTGACGGCCAGGGCCGCTTCGCCGGCGCGCTGGCCATGATGCAGGACGCCACCGAGCGGCGCCAGGCCAATGAACGCCTGCGGGAATCCGAATCCTTCTTCCGCGCCGTGTGGGAAAGCGCCCGCGAAGGCCTCCGCCTCACGGATGCCCAGGGGCGCATCCTGCTGGTCAACGAGGCCTTCTGCCAGATGTTTGGCAAATCCCGCGCCGAATGGATCAACCACTCGCTGGCCGAAATGTATGCTTCGGACGAGGGCCAACGCATCCTGGAAAAGTACCAGCAACGCTACCAGGAGCGCACCCTCGAAGGCATCAATGAAAAAGAGCTAACCCTCTGGGACGGCCGCAAGGTTTGGCTGGCCGTGGCCCATACCTGGCTGGACCTCGAAAGCACTTCCCCTCGGGTCTTAAGCTCTTTCCGCGATGTCACCGCCAACAAACGCGCCGAGCAGGAGCGCCTGGAAATGGAGCGCAAGCTGTTGTTCAGTCAAAAACTTGAGAGCTTGGGCGTGCTGGCTGGCGGCATCGCCCACGATTTCAACAACCTCCTCACCGCCATCCTCGGCAACCTCGGCATGGCCATGGAGGAAGTGCCCGCCGACTCGGTGGCCCAGTCCTGTCTCAAGGCGGCCGAGGAGGCCGCCCTGCGCGCCGCCAACCTCTCCCGCCAGATGCTGGCCTACACCGGCCGCGCGCCGCTGGAAATGACAGAAGTGCACCTCAGCCATCTAATGCGGGAAATGGCCATGTTCCTGCGCTCCTCCATCAACCGCAACATTGAGCTGGACCTGCAATTGGAGGAAGACCTGCCGCTGGTCCGCGCCGATGCCGCCCAGGTGCAGCAAATCACCGTCAACCTGGTCACCAATGCCGCCGAGGCCATTGGGGAGCGCAACGGAAAAATTGTCGTGCGCACCGGCTTCGCCCATTGTGACGCGGCCCGGTTGTCACGCAGCCGTTTGCTGGAGCGCCCGCCGCCGGGACCTTACGTGTTCCTGGAAGTCCAGGATAACGGCTGCGGCATGACGCCCGAAGTGCTGGAGCGGCTTTTTGACCCTTTTTTCACCACCAAATTCCACGGCCGCGGCCTGGGCATGGCCTTCGTGCTGGGGGTGGTGCGCAGTCTCAAAGGCGCCATCCTGGTGGAAAGCCAGCCGGGTGCCGGCACCACCATTCAGGTTTATTTCCCCGTCAGCCGCGGCAGCCGGCCGTCTCCCGCTGAAGTGAAGACCGACACCCCGGCCACCCCGCCTCCGGCTTCGCCGCCTCCGCCCGAACGCCAGATTACCGTGTTGATTGTGGACGACGAACCTGGCGTGCTTGCCACCGCTGCGCGTCTGGTTCAACGGGGCGGTTACAAAGTCATCATGGCGGCGGACGGTCCAACGGCCATCGCGCAAATGAGCCAGCATCGTCAGGACATTCAATGTGCGATTGTGGACCTTACCATGCCCCTGATGGACGGACTCACCACCAGCCAGGAGCTGCGCAAGCTCAACCCCCACCTCACCATTCTCCTCTCCAGCGGCTACGACGCCCAGGAAATCCGAAAAAAGGCGGCCGGCTTTCCCGTCCACGGTTTTCTCCACAAACCTTATCAGATGCGGGACATCATGCAGAAACTCGAGGAAGTCTGCCGCCCCGCCGCTTCGCCCCAGCCCTGA
- a CDS encoding PilW family protein — protein MKLQTLFLVPWRRRRAFTLTELMVTMSLVMIVMAGVIYGHVAGLKLYGLTRAKLGASDAARSALSRLLEEIRSARRVQVGTGTASSFTQIEEGFPQRGNALMIHPTLSTNQWVRYYLDPATSKLLRIDHDDSRPLVIAEYVSNTVVFAAQDFQGNVLSNYFNNRVIAVDLEFYQVQYPITPIGTPGAYFDYYRLTTRATRRTLE, from the coding sequence ATGAAACTGCAGACCCTTTTCCTTGTGCCGTGGCGACGGCGGCGGGCCTTCACGCTCACCGAGCTGATGGTGACGATGTCGCTGGTGATGATTGTGATGGCGGGGGTGATTTACGGCCACGTGGCCGGGCTGAAGTTGTACGGGCTGACGCGCGCCAAACTGGGAGCCAGCGACGCGGCACGTTCGGCGTTGAGCCGGTTGCTGGAGGAAATCCGCTCCGCGCGGCGGGTGCAGGTGGGCACGGGGACGGCCAGCTCGTTCACGCAGATTGAGGAGGGTTTTCCGCAGCGGGGCAATGCGCTGATGATTCATCCCACGCTGAGCACCAACCAGTGGGTGCGATATTATTTGGACCCGGCCACCTCGAAATTGTTGCGGATTGACCATGATGACAGCCGGCCGCTGGTGATTGCGGAGTATGTCTCCAATACGGTGGTGTTTGCCGCCCAGGATTTCCAGGGGAATGTGCTGAGCAATTATTTCAACAACCGGGTGATTGCGGTGGACTTGGAATTTTATCAGGTGCAGTACCCCATCACGCCCATTGGCACGCCGGGGGCATATTTTGATTATTACCGGCTGACCACTCGCGCCACGCGGCGCACGCTGGAATAA
- a CDS encoding PulJ/GspJ family protein, translated as MTASRSICSSCARRKRAFTLAEVLIAMSISVLIMGSIVYGYLGTATRAEWNAYSLAAQSLALQRIEQARSCKWDPEASPPIDQLVASNFPPEVNILDIPVSGTNIVYATNFTTITVVSADPPTKCVMVQCVWNFKGRRNYTNTVVTYRAPDS; from the coding sequence ATGACTGCCAGCAGGTCCATATGCAGTTCATGCGCCCGCCGAAAGAGGGCATTTACGCTCGCTGAGGTGCTGATTGCGATGTCCATCTCGGTACTGATCATGGGGAGCATTGTCTATGGGTACCTGGGCACGGCCACGCGGGCGGAGTGGAATGCGTATTCGCTGGCGGCGCAAAGTCTGGCCTTGCAGCGCATTGAGCAGGCGCGCTCGTGCAAGTGGGACCCCGAGGCCAGCCCGCCCATTGACCAATTAGTGGCTTCGAATTTCCCGCCGGAGGTGAACATTTTGGACATCCCAGTTTCCGGCACGAACATTGTGTACGCAACCAATTTTACGACGATTACGGTGGTCAGCGCTGACCCGCCCACCAAATGTGTGATGGTGCAGTGCGTATGGAATTTCAAGGGCCGGAGGAATTACACCAACACCGTGGTGACCTACCGCGCTCCGGACAGTTGA
- a CDS encoding sensor histidine kinase: MLCGGVFLVFAAATLGVTWQLRQALRHQLVARDAEILQAVIWMEHVENMPAGQPSLIPLTEPAEQASILLRASRLKGVLAVRLFDTNGHFVVSFPPSVRETRLTDKELGPLRRLQFLSRYYEAARLEALFIPQTDQTAPRGPAPLLEMFIPINEPGRPDLLGVAQFYVDGQPLKEKYRAQDRHLAGQAAVVLAVGALVILGGLGAALRHLQKQHQTLLDLTERLARANQELTLAAKTSAVGAVAAHLIHGLKSPLYGLHNLLLSEALGKGAAREPAWQAALETTQKLQQMIQDTARLLQQDAGVSPASETRLQELLELLRCRMESLLVQGRVKLHLRTEADARLSSREAALVALILENLLRNAIQASSPGQIVELRVRGSETEVICEVRDQGPGLPEAMRSQVFAPCVSSKPGGMGIGLAISKQLANHLGARLELRSTSAAGTVFELALPSVPVPLDEHASLR; encoded by the coding sequence TTGTTGTGCGGAGGGGTCTTCCTGGTATTTGCCGCCGCCACCTTGGGGGTGACCTGGCAATTGCGCCAGGCCCTGCGCCATCAGCTTGTCGCCCGCGACGCCGAAATTCTTCAGGCGGTGATATGGATGGAGCACGTGGAAAACATGCCCGCCGGCCAGCCCTCCCTCATTCCCTTGACCGAACCCGCCGAACAAGCCTCCATCCTCCTGCGCGCTTCACGCCTCAAGGGTGTCCTGGCTGTGCGCCTGTTTGACACCAATGGCCACTTTGTAGTTTCGTTTCCCCCCTCAGTGCGCGAAACCCGGCTGACGGACAAGGAGCTTGGCCCGCTGCGCCGCCTGCAATTCCTGAGTCGTTATTATGAAGCGGCCCGCCTGGAAGCCCTCTTCATCCCCCAAACTGACCAGACCGCCCCCCGCGGACCGGCGCCCTTGCTCGAAATGTTCATTCCTATCAATGAGCCGGGCCGCCCCGACTTGTTGGGCGTGGCTCAATTTTACGTGGACGGCCAGCCCCTCAAGGAAAAATACCGGGCCCAGGACCGGCACCTGGCCGGGCAGGCTGCCGTGGTTTTGGCGGTGGGCGCGCTGGTGATTCTGGGTGGGCTGGGCGCGGCGCTGCGTCATTTGCAAAAGCAACATCAAACCTTGCTGGACCTGACTGAACGGCTGGCCCGCGCCAACCAGGAACTCACCCTGGCCGCCAAAACCTCCGCCGTTGGCGCCGTGGCAGCCCATCTGATTCACGGCCTGAAAAGTCCCCTCTATGGCCTGCACAATCTCCTCCTTAGCGAGGCCCTGGGCAAGGGCGCGGCGCGGGAACCGGCCTGGCAGGCGGCCCTGGAGACCACCCAGAAATTGCAGCAAATGATTCAGGACACCGCCCGTCTGCTGCAACAGGATGCCGGTGTTTCCCCCGCCAGCGAGACCCGCCTGCAAGAGCTGTTGGAGCTGCTCCGCTGCCGCATGGAATCCCTGCTGGTTCAGGGACGCGTGAAATTGCACCTGCGCACCGAAGCCGATGCCCGCCTCTCCAGCCGGGAAGCGGCGCTGGTGGCGCTGATTTTGGAAAATCTCCTGCGCAATGCCATTCAGGCCAGCAGCCCCGGCCAAATCGTGGAGCTGCGCGTCCGCGGCAGCGAAACCGAAGTCATTTGTGAAGTCCGGGACCAGGGGCCGGGCCTTCCCGAGGCCATGCGCTCGCAGGTTTTTGCGCCGTGTGTTTCCTCCAAGCCAGGCGGCATGGGCATCGGCCTGGCCATCAGCAAACAACTTGCCAATCATCTGGGAGCGCGGCTTGAACTCCGCTCCACTTCGGCCGCCGGCACCGTTTTTGAACTGGCCCTGCCCTCCGTCCCAGTCCCCCTCGACGAACACGCATCCTTGCGCTGA
- a CDS encoding sialidase family protein, translated as MNAAIRRLLAWKYQRSGMGRQASFHWQVMPFLLWAGLLLAADPFAPRWRWSNPLPHGAHVYDMAYSLGLTVQVGERGQLYTSEDLVYWEPQYTRTDKALLAVTFFNQRLIAAGESGTVVYADSLADFRVVDLGTPDWFMGAATSGSVIVLVGDNAAIYLSSDGATWARQSPPTGFTGWLRHVTFGKNLFVAVGENGAILTSNNGRLWKKEVSGVTQHLNRVAYWNEQFVAVGEQGVVLTSANGTAWQIASLPGVTNTWYGIAGITNEILMAGQGQLRHRRGLAAWSDETSPGKLNGAPPWTYYSALHDGTLYLIAGRSGMMVEGVAEAGQPLRWIHRFPGPRHWLWDLCRAGEIYVAVGDRATLMTSSDGVLWNLEWPPPAATNAILLGVAGSSNRLVAVGNQGTVLLSEGYLTNVLATNVQGQVVTNRATTLGIFWQVLPQRLTTNDLQAAALRGEEILVAGGNGVIFHSLDGGQSWQPRSAPVAHFLSGAAAFPGGWVVVGDRGTLLTSSDGVEWTARPTGRTNWIFRVRWVEDTLAAVGQGGLLMFSTNGVDWVTRPTGVSAWLNDITRVGGVWYVVGNQGTVLASTNGLQWSNIGTLTTKSLFGAATQGGQLVAAGVEGAILRAQIVPRTNPPVFVRFSVTPPTNATMRRLFLLAGEADQRILVERSTDLRTWTNGPAVEVLDPSNTVLLLDDAPRQAREFFRARLQP; from the coding sequence TTGAATGCTGCCATACGCAGGCTGTTGGCTTGGAAGTACCAACGCTCCGGGATGGGCAGGCAGGCCAGTTTTCACTGGCAGGTCATGCCTTTCCTGTTGTGGGCGGGGCTGCTTCTGGCGGCGGACCCCTTTGCCCCGCGCTGGCGCTGGTCCAATCCCCTGCCGCACGGCGCCCATGTGTATGACATGGCTTATTCCCTGGGTTTAACCGTCCAGGTGGGCGAACGCGGCCAGCTCTATACCAGTGAGGACCTGGTTTATTGGGAACCCCAGTACACCCGCACTGATAAAGCCCTGCTGGCCGTCACTTTTTTCAACCAGCGCCTGATTGCTGCGGGGGAAAGTGGCACGGTGGTTTATGCAGATTCCCTGGCCGATTTTCGCGTGGTGGATTTGGGCACCCCTGACTGGTTCATGGGGGCGGCCACCTCCGGCAGTGTCATCGTGCTGGTGGGCGACAATGCCGCGATTTACCTGAGCAGTGACGGCGCCACCTGGGCACGGCAATCACCCCCCACCGGTTTCACGGGCTGGCTCCGGCATGTCACCTTCGGCAAAAACCTCTTTGTGGCGGTGGGCGAAAACGGCGCCATCCTGACCAGCAACAATGGCCGCCTGTGGAAAAAGGAAGTCAGCGGGGTTACGCAGCACCTGAATCGGGTGGCCTATTGGAATGAGCAATTTGTCGCCGTGGGCGAACAGGGCGTGGTGCTCACCAGCGCCAATGGCACGGCTTGGCAAATCGCCAGCCTGCCCGGCGTCACCAACACCTGGTACGGCATCGCCGGCATCACCAATGAAATCTTGATGGCCGGGCAGGGGCAGTTGCGACACCGCCGCGGATTGGCCGCCTGGTCTGATGAAACCAGCCCCGGCAAACTGAATGGCGCACCCCCCTGGACGTACTACTCCGCCCTCCACGATGGCACGTTGTACCTGATTGCCGGCCGGTCGGGAATGATGGTTGAGGGCGTTGCCGAAGCCGGGCAGCCCCTGCGCTGGATTCATCGCTTCCCGGGGCCGCGCCACTGGTTGTGGGACTTGTGCCGGGCCGGCGAAATCTACGTGGCGGTGGGCGACCGCGCCACGCTCATGACCAGCAGCGACGGGGTGCTATGGAATCTTGAATGGCCACCGCCGGCGGCCACCAACGCCATTTTGCTGGGCGTGGCCGGTTCTTCCAACCGCCTGGTGGCCGTGGGCAACCAGGGCACGGTGCTATTAAGCGAGGGGTACCTGACCAATGTCCTGGCCACCAATGTGCAAGGTCAGGTGGTGACCAACCGCGCCACCACCTTGGGCATTTTTTGGCAGGTGCTGCCCCAGCGCCTCACCACCAATGACCTCCAGGCTGCGGCCCTGCGCGGCGAGGAAATCCTGGTGGCCGGCGGCAACGGTGTGATTTTTCACAGTCTGGACGGCGGCCAGAGCTGGCAGCCGCGTAGTGCGCCAGTCGCTCATTTTCTTTCCGGCGCGGCCGCGTTTCCCGGGGGCTGGGTGGTGGTGGGGGACCGTGGCACTCTGTTGACCAGCAGCGATGGCGTGGAATGGACGGCTCGTCCCACCGGCCGGACCAACTGGATTTTCCGGGTGCGCTGGGTGGAGGACACCCTGGCCGCGGTGGGCCAGGGCGGCCTGCTCATGTTCAGCACCAATGGCGTGGATTGGGTGACCCGCCCCACGGGCGTGAGCGCCTGGCTCAATGACATCACCCGCGTGGGCGGCGTGTGGTATGTGGTGGGCAATCAAGGCACCGTGCTGGCCAGCACCAATGGCCTGCAATGGTCCAACATTGGCACGCTCACCACCAAATCTCTCTTTGGCGCCGCCACGCAGGGCGGACAACTGGTGGCCGCCGGCGTGGAAGGCGCCATCCTTCGCGCCCAAATCGTCCCCCGCACCAACCCCCCGGTTTTCGTCCGCTTCAGCGTCACCCCGCCCACCAATGCCACGATGCGCCGGCTCTTCCTGTTGGCGGGCGAGGCGGACCAGCGCATCCTGGTCGAGCGGTCCACAGACCTGCGGACCTGGACCAATGGCCCGGCTGTCGAAGTCCTTGACCCCTCCAACACCGTCTTGCTGTTGGATGACGCCCCGCGCCAGGCCCGCGAATTTTTCCGCGCCCGCCTGCAGCCCTGA
- a CDS encoding small basic protein — protein MSQHRSLRAAATTGAKRNVLKRYERVELLKKRGQWKEGDRVTGLRKTKPPV, from the coding sequence ATGTCGCAACATCGAAGTCTGCGCGCCGCCGCCACCACCGGCGCCAAGCGCAATGTGTTGAAACGCTACGAGCGGGTGGAATTGCTCAAGAAACGCGGTCAGTGGAAGGAAGGCGACCGCGTCACCGGTTTGCGCAAGACCAAGCCGCCGGTATAA
- a CDS encoding pseudouridine synthase yields the protein MLVRLQKWLADAGVASRCASEAIILAGRVEVNGVVVRELGARVDPAVARVTVDGQPIRPRRKQYVALHKPPGYLCTRQDPENRRTVFALLPAEWGHLYPVGRLDRDSEGLMLLTNDGDFCLRLTHPRYGVLKKYHVLVEGRVPPDLPAQLTRGVWDAGQHLRAHRARVLEAHQRHSLLEMELNEGRNREIRRLLGRLGWHIERLARVQIGPIKLGELPPGKWRMLTPAEIRSLLAQATI from the coding sequence ATGCTGGTGCGTCTGCAAAAGTGGCTGGCCGATGCCGGCGTGGCCTCGCGGTGCGCCAGCGAGGCCATCATTCTGGCCGGCCGCGTCGAGGTCAACGGCGTGGTGGTGCGCGAGCTGGGCGCGCGGGTGGACCCCGCCGTGGCGCGCGTGACGGTGGACGGCCAGCCCATTCGCCCCCGCCGCAAGCAATATGTGGCCCTCCACAAACCGCCCGGCTATTTGTGCACCCGCCAGGACCCCGAAAACCGCCGCACTGTCTTTGCGCTGCTTCCCGCCGAATGGGGCCACTTGTATCCCGTGGGCCGGCTGGACCGGGACAGCGAAGGGTTGATGTTGCTCACCAATGACGGTGATTTTTGCCTGCGCCTGACCCATCCCCGCTACGGAGTGCTCAAGAAATACCACGTGCTGGTGGAAGGCCGGGTGCCCCCGGATTTGCCCGCGCAATTGACCCGCGGCGTGTGGGATGCCGGCCAGCATTTGCGGGCGCATCGGGCGCGCGTGCTGGAGGCGCATCAACGCCATAGTCTGCTGGAAATGGAACTTAACGAGGGCAGGAACCGCGAAATCCGCCGGCTGCTGGGACGCCTGGGCTGGCACATCGAACGGCTGGCGCGGGTCCAGATTGGCCCCATCAAATTGGGAGAGCTGCCGCCGGGCAAATGGCGGATGTTGACACCCGCCGAGATTCGCTCTCTACTTGCCCAGGCAACGATATGA